A window of the Burkholderia sp. 9120 genome harbors these coding sequences:
- a CDS encoding NAD(P)H-dependent oxidoreductase yields the protein MEQLVIVAHPVENSFTMRLARAYTDELEKLGHTQRTCDLYRMRFNPVLIAHEWMPVSAGHPVGADVAKAQDEIRAADVLTMFYLLWWMSMPAMMKGYVDRVFARGFAYESSQGIVRGLLGGKKALMVTCSGAPLPLLVKSGNWNAMEVLQETHIFRSAGFELIEHLHFDEIVPFLTEAVAAQHMERIRACARQHF from the coding sequence GTGGAACAACTCGTCATTGTGGCTCACCCCGTAGAAAACAGCTTTACGATGAGACTCGCCCGCGCCTACACGGATGAGCTGGAAAAACTCGGACATACGCAACGGACATGTGATCTGTATCGAATGCGATTTAACCCTGTATTGATTGCACATGAGTGGATGCCGGTTAGCGCAGGGCACCCGGTCGGTGCCGATGTGGCAAAGGCGCAGGACGAGATTCGTGCCGCGGATGTCCTGACCATGTTCTATCTGCTCTGGTGGATGTCGATGCCGGCGATGATGAAGGGTTATGTCGACCGGGTCTTTGCTCGCGGTTTTGCTTACGAATCCAGTCAAGGTATCGTGCGCGGCCTGCTCGGGGGGAAAAAGGCGCTGATGGTCACCTGCTCCGGTGCGCCACTACCGCTGCTAGTGAAGAGCGGCAACTGGAACGCCATGGAGGTGTTGCAGGAAACTCATATCTTCCGCTCAGCCGGCTTCGAATTGATCGAGCATCTACATTTCGACGAGATTGTTCCGTTCTTGACGGAGGCTGTGGCGGCGCAGCATATGGAGCGCATCCGGGCCTGTGCACGGCAGCATTTTTAA